A region of the bacterium genome:
GGGATTTTATTGATTCTGTGCCTTCTTTCCATAATTATTGGAGCAAGCCTGATTAGCAAGGGGAAAGGGAAAAAAATTCAGCCTTTTGAAGAAAGGGGAATAGCGATTATTAACATCTATGGCTCTATTGAGACAACAAGCCAACCGCCTGGATTTTTTCAAGGATTTAAAGGTGCTGATTATATAACCAAGAGGCTTTCAAGGATAGCAAAAGACAAAAGAATTAAAGCCCTGGTTGTCCGAATAGATAGCCCGGGAGGAAGTATTGCTGCCTCTCAAGAGATATACAAAGGCATTCTTTCCCTTAAGAAAAATGGAAAAAAGGTTGTAATCTCAATGGCTGATCTCGCCTGCTCTGGTGCATACTATATTGCTTGTGCAGGCGATAAAATTATAGCAAATGAGGGCTCTATAATAGGAAGTATTGGCGTCATATTTTTTGCTCCAAACATTGAAAGCCTGATGGGAAAAATAGGGGTTAAATTTAATGTCATAAAGAGTGGAAAATATAAGGACATAGGCTCAATTGCAAGGGAAATGACAAGCGAGGAAAGGGGGATAATTCAAGGGCTGATTGATAAAACATTTTTACAATTTTTTAATGCTGTATCAAGGGAAAGAAAGATTAAAGAGGATAGGCTTAAGGAAATAGCAGATGGAAGGGTATTTATCGGAGAAGAGGCAAAAGAGCTTGGCCTGATTGATGAAATAGGGACATTCCAGGATGCGATTAAAGAGGCAGCAAGGCTCTCTGGGATTAAGGGAGAGCCAAAAATAATAGATGAAAGGGAACCAATGGAGAGAATAATGGAGGAAATTTTAAGTATTACAGGAGGCATAAAACCGAAAATAGATACTTCTGCAAAGCTTAAATATATATGGCAACCAGTATATTAGAACCTATTATTCCGGGGCGTAGCGCAGCTTGGTTTAGCGCGCAGCGTTCGGGACGCTGAGGTCGGCCGTTCAAATCGGCCCACCCCGAAGGAAAAGAAAAATGAAAGAAAGAAAGCAACAAAATGGGAAAATGGAGGATAAACCTCCGCAACAAAAACTAAAGGTATTTGGTCCTGTTGCAAACTTGGAAGAATATGTCTCTTCTGATTGGTGGAAGAAAATCTTTAACCCCCTTTATCTTAAGACAGACGGAGATGTTATAGATGACCAAAGGATAACCAAAGATGAAATTTCTTTAATCCTTTCTCTACTAAACCCAAAGAATGAGGAAAAAATCCTTGATCTGTGCTGTGGCCAGGGAAGGCATACATTAGAGCTTGCCAGGAGGGGGTTTTTGAATGTAGAGGGTCTTGACAGATCGCATTATCTTATCTATAAAGCAAAAACATTATCAAAGAAGGAGGGGCTTAATATCAAGTTTAAAGAGGGTGATGCAAGAAAGCTCCCATATCCCCCTGATACATTTGATATTGTTCTAATCTTAGGCAATAGCTTTGGATATTTTGAATCAATCAAGGATGATATAAAGGTTCTTTATGAGGTATTTAGGATTCTTAAACCCTGGGGAAGGCTTCTTATAGAATTGGCTGATGGCGAGTATCTAAAGACAAATTTTAATCCAAGGTCCTGGGAGTGGATAGATAAAAACCATTTTGTCTGCAGGGAAAGGTCATTATCATTAGATGGCCAAAGGCTTATCTCAAGGGAGGTGATCACAGATGTAGAAAAGGGCGTAATTGCAGACCAATTCTATGCAGAAAGGCTATACACAAAGGATGATATCTCAAACCTTCTTAAAAACGCAAATTTTTCCAATATCTCCTTTAATGGCAATGGAATATCAGCAACCTCAGAAAGAAATCAGGATTTGGGGATGATGGAGAAAAGGATGCTTATAACCGCTGAGGTCAGGAAAAATTGGACACCGGTAAAAAGGAAAGAAAAGGCAATGTTAAATATAGCTGTAATCCTTGGAGACCCAACCAAGCCCGATCTACTAAAGCCCGATTATCAATTTGACGATGATGATTTCTATACCATTGACCAGCTTAAGAATGCCTTAAGAGAGCTTTCCCAATACCAATTCACCTATCTTAACTCCCACAATACCATTGTTTCTGACCTTTCAAGGCTGGTTGGGAAAACAGACCTTGTCCTTAATCTATGTGATGAGGGATATAACAATGATGCAAGGAAGGAGCTCCACATTCCATCCCTTTTAGAGGTGCTTGGTCTTCCCTATACAGGAGGAGGGCCACAATGCCTTGCATTTTGCTATGATAAATCCCTGGTTAGGGGTGTTGCCTCTGAAATGGGTGTCCCTGTTTCCGATGCATTCTTCATAAAACCAGGAGACTCTATATTTGAGCTTACCATAAATTTTCCTGTTATTGTAAAACCAAATTTTGGTGATTCAAGCTTTGGGATAACCCAGAAAAGCGTGGTCAATAACATTGACGAACTTACCCAGGCAATCCTCTGGATAAGGGAAAAATTTGGCTATGAAAAGCCCATTTTGGTTGAGAAATTCCTTACGGGAAAGGATATAAGTGTTGGGATAATAGGAAATCCGCCAGATGACTACAATATCCTTCCCATTATAGAGGAGGATTATTCAGAGCTTCCACCAGACCTTCCAAGGATATGTGGCTATGAGGCAAAATGGCTTTCCAGTTCCCCATATTGGAAGATAAAATCCATACCCGCAAATATTTCTGATGAGACAAAAGACCTTATTATTGATTCCTCCCTTAAGCTATTTGAGAGGCTTGAATGCAGGGATTATTGCCGGTTTGATTGGAGGTTTGATGCTGACGGAAATCCAAAGCTCCTTGAGGTAAATCCCAATCCTGGCTGGTGCTATGATGGGCACTTAGCAAAGATGGCAAGCATTTCAGGCATCTCATACCCCTCTCTTCTTTCTGCAATCATCAAGGCAGGCCTGCAGAGATTGGGGATTCATTAAAAGGTAGAATAAAGATTTAGGGTGTGTGTTTATCTGTTTAAAAATTCATCCCCCTTTTAAGCAATTTTGAATTCTAAATTTTGAATTTTGGATTGAAGGTTTAAGTTTTATAAAATTTTCCCCTTTTAATTCAAAATTCAACATTCAAAATTCATAATTTTATATAAAGTTTTTCCTTTTTTAATTCAAAATTCAACATTCAAAATTCATAATTTTATAAAGTTTTCCTTAAGATTATCTAAACACATACATTTTGTAAAGCGTTATGGAATTAACTATAGGTGTTCCTTCCGAAAATAGCAAAATTAAGCCTTTTTAATACCAGCTTTTTTCCAAGTAGGGAAAGGGTGTCAAAAAGTGGAGGAGAGACAGACCTTCCGGTTACCACAACACGAAGGGGATGGAATATCTCTTTTGTTTTAACATTAAGGTTTAAGGCAAGCTCTCGCAGGGTTTTTTCGGTTGTCTCTTTGGTAAAAGGCTCAAGGTTTTTTAAAGCATTTAAGGTTGCTTTTAGGTTATTTAAAACACCATCTTTTTTTAGGAAATCCTCCTCTGCCTTTTTATCTATTTCTATTTCATCCTCTAAGAGGAAATCGGCCTCTTTTTTAAGGTCGGATATG
Encoded here:
- the sppA gene encoding signal peptide peptidase SppA produces the protein MKKEAVFIGILLILCLLSIIIGASLISKGKGKKIQPFEERGIAIINIYGSIETTSQPPGFFQGFKGADYITKRLSRIAKDKRIKALVVRIDSPGGSIAASQEIYKGILSLKKNGKKVVISMADLACSGAYYIACAGDKIIANEGSIIGSIGVIFFAPNIESLMGKIGVKFNVIKSGKYKDIGSIAREMTSEERGIIQGLIDKTFLQFFNAVSRERKIKEDRLKEIADGRVFIGEEAKELGLIDEIGTFQDAIKEAARLSGIKGEPKIIDEREPMERIMEEILSITGGIKPKIDTSAKLKYIWQPVY
- a CDS encoding methyltransferase domain-containing protein: MEDKPPQQKLKVFGPVANLEEYVSSDWWKKIFNPLYLKTDGDVIDDQRITKDEISLILSLLNPKNEEKILDLCCGQGRHTLELARRGFLNVEGLDRSHYLIYKAKTLSKKEGLNIKFKEGDARKLPYPPDTFDIVLILGNSFGYFESIKDDIKVLYEVFRILKPWGRLLIELADGEYLKTNFNPRSWEWIDKNHFVCRERSLSLDGQRLISREVITDVEKGVIADQFYAERLYTKDDISNLLKNANFSNISFNGNGISATSERNQDLGMMEKRMLITAEVRKNWTPVKRKEKAMLNIAVILGDPTKPDLLKPDYQFDDDDFYTIDQLKNALRELSQYQFTYLNSHNTIVSDLSRLVGKTDLVLNLCDEGYNNDARKELHIPSLLEVLGLPYTGGGPQCLAFCYDKSLVRGVASEMGVPVSDAFFIKPGDSIFELTINFPVIVKPNFGDSSFGITQKSVVNNIDELTQAILWIREKFGYEKPILVEKFLTGKDISVGIIGNPPDDYNILPIIEEDYSELPPDLPRICGYEAKWLSSSPYWKIKSIPANISDETKDLIIDSSLKLFERLECRDYCRFDWRFDADGNPKLLEVNPNPGWCYDGHLAKMASISGISYPSLLSAIIKAGLQRLGIH